A part of Pectinophora gossypiella chromosome Z, ilPecGoss1.1, whole genome shotgun sequence genomic DNA contains:
- the LOC126379732 gene encoding serine protease 55-like: MIRIVAGSLANEVTEMKNGNNISDPAVQWRGIKRIFVHNEFNFPINDIALLIVDNPWKFDHSVHSVQVAKEGEDNWANCIVAGYGRVSHDSKAPSSPTLLLAYINILSKNNCSTLWEINMDKFVCSDSVVSSDVAKGDSGGPLVCDGQSKASLFPENERLVGVICGKNFDKTTLFTRVSGYSEFITRLRASSVETSSAVVKVKHHRRHQKNNQSDCSKGLVQQSTVFAFAVVLLHGPATSPACPAQTPAHPRHAPTPRACAPAPRVRAHAARQHPAILLHCTAFAALTFIC; the protein is encoded by the exons ATGATACGTATCGTGGCTGGGAGCCTCGCAAACGAAGTCACAGAAATGAAAAATGGAAATAATATCTCTGACCCAGCCGTACAATGGCGAGGTATAAAACGCATATTTGTTCACAATGAATTTAATTTCCCGATCAATGATATCGCTTTGTTAATAGTTGATAACCCGTGGAAATTTGACCACTCTGTTCATTCCGTTCAAGTGGCTAAAGAAGGCGAAGACAATTGGGCCAACTGCATCGTCGCGGGATACGGCCGCGTTTCGCACGATTCTAAAGCGCCTTCATCACCGACTCTATTGCTGGCCTACATCAACATTCTGTCTAAGAATAACTGTAGCACTTTGTGGGAAATTAATATGGATAAGTTCGTCTGTTCCGACTCGGTGGTGTCGTCGGATGTCGCGAAGGGAGACTCTGGAGGTCCTTTAGTTTGCGACGGCCAAAGCAAGGCTTCTTTATTTCCTGAAAACGAACGTCTAGTTGGTGTTATATGCGGCAAGAATTTCGACAAAACAACTTTATTCACTCGAGTTTCAGGTTATAGCGAATTTATCACCCGCTTGAGAG CAAGCAGCGTTGAAACATCCAGTGCCGTCGTCAAAGTGAAGCATCACCGGCGACATCAGAAGAACAACCAGTCAGATTGTTCTAAGGGTTTGGTGCAGCAGTC CACTGTGTTCGCTTTTGCTGTGGTGCTACTGCACGGCCCTGCCACGTCACCAGCCTGTCCCGCGCAGACACCCGCGCACCCACGCCACGCGCCCACGCCACGCGCCTGCGCCCCTGCGCCACGCGTCCGCGCCCACGCCGCGCGCCAACACCCCGCCATCTTGTTGCACTGCACTGCATTCGCCGCTCTCACCTTCATTTGCTAA